From Cyclobacteriaceae bacterium, a single genomic window includes:
- a CDS encoding T9SS type B sorting domain-containing protein produces the protein MLITCMLIESQGQVYPTKFKKISRTSGGLTTPINTGAVFGILCAAIGDLDDDGVTDIAVGATNQGGADRGSVFILFLNRDGTVKGSREILPLESNQNDSFGSSIVALGDMNGDGIEDIGVGANYDGDGGGTSGSLWILFMEKNGTVKGSQKISATQGNFTQPLTGSSTFGTGATNLGDLDNDGVIDLAVGSFGHGQIDGAVYILFMNSNGTVKSSRKITQGTAGISFDNDGYFGYGLSALGDVDGDGVTDLGVGAHRTDDGGVDRGAVWVIFLTSTGSVKGFNKISATSGSFTQSTGRLGVSIAGIGDYDSDGVPDMIVGGNDASGSGAIFYLMLNNNGTVKSSYKISSSSGNNDLVLKSNDYFGGSIAFLGTDINNDGIKDIAIGAFLDDDGGTDSGAIWITAGCQTPTSDAGTNQNVCSGNQVILQAGNPAIGTGTWSVLQGAGIFANSHNPISQVNNPAKGINKFVWTVMNFSCSATDTVTVEVLEMPKAKAGINQNVCITDPVILGAESPSLGIGTWSVLQGAGSFINLHDSESQVNNTEIGINKYLWTVINLTCSMSDTVTITAFGKLKETDFPNVITPNGDLKNDVWIINNINDAPDNNIRVYNRWGLLVFNASNYKNDWGGDHLSPGTYFYYFSDGCKTDIKGSLLITH, from the coding sequence ATGCTCATTACCTGCATGCTCATTGAATCTCAGGGACAGGTCTATCCCACTAAATTCAAAAAAATAAGCCGGACTTCCGGAGGTTTAACGACTCCCATCAATACTGGAGCAGTGTTTGGTATACTCTGTGCTGCTATTGGTGATCTTGATGACGATGGTGTTACAGATATCGCCGTGGGGGCGACCAATCAAGGAGGTGCAGACAGAGGTTCAGTCTTCATACTTTTTTTGAACAGAGACGGAACTGTAAAAGGAAGCCGTGAGATCCTCCCATTAGAGTCTAACCAGAATGATTCTTTTGGATCCTCAATTGTCGCATTGGGCGATATGAACGGTGATGGAATTGAAGACATTGGCGTGGGTGCCAACTACGATGGAGATGGTGGAGGGACTTCGGGATCGCTCTGGATACTTTTCATGGAAAAGAATGGTACCGTGAAAGGTTCACAGAAAATCAGTGCTACACAAGGAAATTTTACACAACCCTTAACTGGTTCTTCAACTTTTGGAACAGGTGCGACCAATCTTGGAGATTTGGACAATGATGGAGTAATCGATTTGGCTGTTGGATCGTTCGGACATGGACAAATTGATGGTGCAGTTTATATTCTCTTCATGAATAGCAATGGGACTGTAAAAAGTTCAAGAAAGATTACTCAAGGTACAGCGGGCATTTCGTTTGATAACGATGGATATTTCGGATATGGTTTAAGTGCACTGGGAGATGTGGATGGTGATGGAGTCACGGATCTAGGGGTTGGTGCTCACCGCACGGATGACGGAGGTGTGGATCGGGGAGCAGTCTGGGTAATCTTTCTAACCTCCACTGGCTCAGTTAAGGGTTTCAATAAGATAAGTGCCACTTCAGGAAGTTTCACGCAATCGACTGGTAGGTTAGGTGTTTCTATTGCAGGGATTGGAGATTATGATAGTGACGGAGTGCCAGATATGATTGTGGGAGGCAATGATGCTTCGGGCAGTGGTGCCATATTCTATTTGATGTTGAATAATAACGGAACTGTGAAATCGAGTTATAAAATTAGCTCAAGTAGTGGTAATAATGATTTGGTTCTAAAATCGAATGATTATTTTGGAGGAAGCATTGCTTTCTTAGGAACCGATATTAATAATGACGGAATTAAAGATATTGCCATTGGCGCTTTTCTTGATGATGATGGAGGAACGGACAGCGGTGCAATTTGGATAACTGCCGGTTGTCAAACACCCACTTCCGATGCAGGTACCAATCAAAATGTTTGCTCTGGTAATCAAGTGATTCTTCAGGCTGGCAATCCTGCGATTGGCACAGGTACTTGGTCTGTATTGCAAGGTGCAGGTATTTTTGCAAACTCTCATAATCCTATAAGTCAGGTGAATAATCCGGCAAAGGGGATTAACAAATTTGTTTGGACTGTGATGAATTTTTCCTGCTCTGCAACTGATACGGTAACCGTTGAGGTTCTTGAGATGCCAAAAGCAAAAGCAGGAATAAATCAAAATGTTTGTATTACTGATCCTGTAATTCTTGGGGCTGAAAGCCCTTCTCTTGGTATCGGCACATGGTCAGTATTGCAAGGTGCGGGTAGTTTTATAAACTTACATGATTCCGAAAGTCAAGTAAATAACACTGAAATAGGGATTAATAAATACTTATGGACTGTAATAAACTTAACTTGTTCAATGAGTGACACTGTTACGATAACAGCATTTGGAAAATTGAAGGAAACAGATTTTCCAAATGTAATCACACCCAATGGAGATCTCAAAAACGATGTATGGATTATCAATAACATCAACGATGCACCTGATAATAACATTAGGGTATATAATCGATGGGGTTTGTTAGTCTTCAATGCCTCCAACTACAAGAATGATTGGGGTGGTGATCATCTTTCTCCAGGAACTTACTTCTATTACTTTTCTGATGGCTGTAAAACGGACATTAAGGGTTCGCTGTTAATTACTCATTAG
- a CDS encoding FkbM family methyltransferase, with protein MNYGRASDYKHNGESSMLTQISSRIESLSPVLFDVGANKGEFTQHILDVWEGRKIRLYAFEPSVNTFTILRNSTLYSEDVHLINKGLSDKAGKLELYYDREGSGLASVYQRDLSYHNIDFTDHETIELTTLDEFCEENEIEYIDFLKLDVEGHELAVLRGGRKMFEEGKVKMVQFEFGGCNIDSRSFFRDYFDFFKKDFDLYRILSDGLRPVSSYSERLEVFLSANYLAVRKN; from the coding sequence ATGAACTATGGCCGGGCCAGCGACTATAAGCATAACGGTGAATCATCGATGCTGACCCAGATCAGTTCCCGTATTGAATCTCTTTCTCCTGTTCTTTTTGATGTCGGAGCGAACAAGGGAGAATTTACCCAGCATATCCTTGATGTTTGGGAGGGAAGAAAGATTCGCTTGTATGCCTTTGAGCCTTCAGTAAATACGTTTACTATTTTGAGGAATTCGACACTGTACTCTGAGGATGTACATCTGATCAATAAGGGTCTAAGTGATAAGGCAGGTAAACTGGAGCTTTACTATGATCGTGAAGGTTCTGGACTGGCATCTGTTTATCAACGTGATCTTTCATATCACAATATTGATTTTACAGATCACGAGACAATTGAGCTCACTACACTGGATGAGTTCTGTGAAGAGAATGAAATTGAGTACATCGACTTTCTTAAACTTGATGTTGAAGGACACGAGCTTGCGGTTTTAAGGGGCGGCAGAAAGATGTTTGAGGAAGGAAAAGTTAAAATGGTTCAATTTGAATTCGGCGGATGTAACATCGATTCGCGATCCTTCTTTCGTGATTATTTTGATTTCTTCAAAAAGGACTTTGATCTTTACCGGATATTGTCTGATGGTTTGAGGCCTGTAAGTTCTTATTCCGAAAGACTGGAAGTTTTTCTTTCTGCAAATTATCTGGCGGTGAGAAAAAATTGA
- a CDS encoding oligosaccharide flippase family protein, with protein sequence MGVIIRQSIITTIISYIGVGIGYVNLLYLYPRFLSPEQVGLMRTLQDSAILLAQFAQFGLAQSIIRFFPRFMGNQTRSRNFINIILLAGMIAFGFFLIGFFVFEQQILGYFQANAKEFVHYSSLALWLTFITVITTLLEVYSRSLLKNVLPNLLKEIVVRLLLAILVLLYFKGVLTFPQVMISSVLIYVFCLLILVGTLLAQGYLDLKIEIRSIEPALWKDLINFSLLSFAGTAGLIIIGKVDSLMVAGLLGLESVAIYTTSAYMATVIEIPKRAMTQIASPLISRGFEKNDLAEVKNIYHKTSLNQFILGTLLLIGIVSNLDSIFLLMPKGEIYETGKWVVIIVGAGKLVDMLFGPSSELIVYSKYFRFNIILILILAVVIITSNNILIPIYGIEGAAIGTAVTLIVFNLVKFIFIWIKMRLQPFSSAFIKVIVIGAAAWIAQYLMPRVDWVIADMISRSAVITTVFGVLTLWFRVSPDGNNLFIKIVRYFKIPI encoded by the coding sequence ATGGGTGTCATCATCAGACAAAGCATCATTACCACCATCATATCTTACATCGGTGTGGGGATTGGTTATGTGAATTTGCTTTATCTGTATCCACGCTTTTTATCACCTGAGCAGGTGGGATTGATGCGCACCCTGCAAGATTCAGCAATATTGTTAGCCCAATTTGCTCAGTTCGGACTGGCTCAAAGCATCATCCGTTTCTTTCCCCGCTTCATGGGAAACCAGACCCGATCCAGAAATTTCATCAATATCATATTGCTGGCAGGCATGATCGCCTTTGGATTCTTCCTTATTGGATTCTTCGTTTTTGAACAACAAATCCTTGGATACTTTCAAGCCAACGCTAAAGAATTTGTTCATTATTCCAGTCTGGCCCTGTGGCTGACATTCATCACCGTGATCACTACTTTACTGGAAGTTTATTCACGATCTCTTCTGAAAAATGTTCTGCCTAATCTTCTCAAAGAAATAGTCGTTCGACTTTTGCTGGCTATTCTCGTTCTGTTGTATTTCAAAGGAGTACTTACTTTTCCACAGGTAATGATTAGCTCTGTGCTGATCTATGTCTTCTGTTTGCTCATATTAGTGGGAACACTTTTAGCTCAGGGCTATCTTGATTTGAAAATTGAAATCCGATCTATTGAGCCCGCCCTCTGGAAAGACCTTATCAACTTTAGCCTGTTAAGCTTTGCCGGAACTGCCGGCCTGATCATCATTGGTAAAGTTGACAGTTTGATGGTAGCCGGTCTATTGGGACTTGAATCTGTTGCGATCTACACAACCTCCGCATACATGGCCACCGTTATTGAAATTCCAAAGCGGGCCATGACACAGATTGCCTCTCCCCTTATTTCCCGAGGCTTTGAAAAGAATGATCTCGCTGAAGTCAAAAATATTTACCACAAAACTTCATTGAATCAGTTCATACTTGGAACCCTGCTCTTGATAGGAATTGTTTCCAATCTCGATTCAATATTTTTACTAATGCCCAAAGGTGAGATTTATGAAACCGGTAAGTGGGTGGTGATCATTGTAGGTGCCGGAAAGCTTGTTGATATGTTGTTCGGTCCCAGTAGTGAGCTGATCGTTTATTCAAAGTATTTTCGGTTTAACATTATTCTGATCTTAATTCTTGCAGTTGTCATCATTACATCCAACAATATTCTTATACCAATCTATGGTATTGAAGGGGCTGCAATAGGCACCGCTGTTACGCTGATCGTTTTTAACCTTGTTAAGTTTATTTTTATCTGGATAAAAATGAGGCTTCAGCCATTCTCATCTGCCTTTATAAAAGTAATTGTTATCGGCGCTGCCGCCTGGATTGCTCAATATCTGATGCCGAGAGTAGATTGGGTAATTGCAGATATGATATCCCGATCTGCCGTCATTACGACTGTCTTTGGAGTGCTGACTCTGTGGTTTCGCGTATCTCCTGATGGGAATAATCTCTTTATAAAAATTGTAAGGTATTTTAAGATACCAATTTAG
- a CDS encoding glycosyl transferase: MKKLLIITYYWPPSGGSGVQRWLKFVKYLPSFGWQPFVFTPDKPSFEISDATLLKDVPKEAEVIHFPIWEPYGLFKSISKIAGRKSVSQIDMISSGKKSMFQRISSWIRGNVFIPDARIFWVSPSVKFLQDIIHSNNITTIITTGPPHSLHLIGLKLKKKNPSLHWVADFRDPWSEWDLLDTLSLSSFARRRHCELEREVLQTADRVVTIAPFHVDRLEVLGKRKVDLITNGFDEDDFAGIQKNATNIFTVRHIGMVDELRDPKPFMLAVKNLSIQSNEFSKNVKIEFIGSVNTAFREFVAADPFLSEITLFSKPMPHEALVKLYGETDIQLLILAHTALAAGNLPGKFFEYLASGNFIFGVGPEIGDAATILQSTQAGRMIDRNNATAIKALLLERFECWKNGSTEDRRNVRLFSRKVLTEKMVSLLK; encoded by the coding sequence GTGAAAAAACTCCTCATCATCACCTACTACTGGCCTCCTTCAGGCGGTAGCGGCGTTCAGCGGTGGTTGAAGTTTGTTAAGTATCTACCTTCCTTTGGATGGCAACCATTTGTATTTACTCCCGACAAACCTTCTTTCGAAATCAGTGATGCTACTTTGTTAAAAGATGTTCCCAAAGAAGCGGAAGTCATCCATTTTCCAATCTGGGAACCATACGGACTTTTTAAAAGTATTTCAAAGATTGCAGGCAGGAAGTCAGTGAGTCAAATTGATATGATCTCTTCAGGAAAGAAGAGCATGTTTCAGCGTATCAGTAGCTGGATCCGGGGGAATGTGTTTATTCCTGATGCCCGCATTTTCTGGGTAAGTCCTTCAGTAAAATTTTTACAGGATATTATTCATTCAAATAATATAACAACGATCATCACTACAGGTCCGCCACACAGCCTTCATCTGATTGGATTAAAGCTTAAGAAAAAAAATCCTTCTCTTCATTGGGTTGCTGATTTCCGTGACCCCTGGAGTGAGTGGGATCTTTTGGATACTCTTTCATTAAGCTCATTTGCGAGAAGAAGGCATTGTGAACTTGAAAGGGAGGTACTTCAAACCGCAGATCGCGTCGTAACAATTGCCCCCTTTCATGTAGATCGGCTAGAAGTATTAGGAAAAAGAAAGGTAGATCTGATCACCAATGGATTTGATGAAGATGATTTTGCGGGAATTCAAAAGAATGCCACAAACATTTTCACCGTCCGGCATATTGGAATGGTAGATGAGTTGCGGGATCCCAAACCCTTTATGCTGGCAGTGAAAAACCTCTCCATTCAATCAAATGAATTCAGTAAAAATGTTAAGATTGAATTTATCGGATCCGTAAATACTGCCTTTCGGGAATTTGTTGCAGCAGATCCATTTCTTTCTGAGATCACTCTGTTTTCAAAACCGATGCCACACGAGGCTTTGGTGAAACTCTATGGTGAGACAGATATTCAGTTGTTGATATTGGCACACACCGCTCTGGCAGCCGGCAATCTTCCTGGTAAGTTTTTTGAATACCTCGCGAGCGGAAATTTTATTTTTGGAGTTGGGCCTGAAATAGGAGATGCTGCCACGATCTTACAAAGTACACAAGCAGGACGCATGATTGATCGGAATAATGCAACGGCGATCAAGGCCTTATTGCTGGAACGTTTTGAATGCTGGAAAAATGGTTCTACAGAAGACAGAAGAAATGTGAGATTGTTCAGCAGAAAAGTGCTGACTGAAAAAATGGTGAGCCTCCTGAAGTAA
- a CDS encoding amidohydrolase family protein, which translates to MKRRSFIKAAGTLTVALSTDVSAFANISFPASDYKIVLRNGRSFYENKWQLLDIGIDGAGKLKIGPVNSLQGEQIIDASNKIVSPGFIDILSDNSASPQRTYKIVEKFKIADGVTTALQMHGGNATTSVYYEAFGKLPHYINYGVSTAVMHIRYGVQSLTDRKKKVEKCLEEGALGVSHSIEYQPTPYEETLEYARLAKKYDRTFFLHLRYSSSEQELEGVDEAIRIAKNSGARVHIDHLHSTGGTYHMKEALDKIQLANSQGLSITCCVYPYTFWATYLHSKRFDEGWQKRYGLTYNDLRLVGTGERLTKESFAKYRALKRLAAVPEGTLPLENTVDLALRKDFCMIGSDGGIEYEPNANSHPRGAGCFSTAIRHGLDIGMPLEKILEKVTTLPRSLILPAMNERGVLKEGTFADITIFDEKKIKAKATVENPNQFSEGIELVIVGGVITYKDGKLIGSNGVGIRYQKV; encoded by the coding sequence ATGAAGAGAAGGTCTTTTATAAAAGCGGCAGGAACTCTTACCGTTGCGCTATCTACGGATGTTTCTGCTTTTGCTAATATATCGTTTCCGGCAAGTGACTATAAAATCGTACTGCGAAACGGAAGATCTTTCTATGAAAATAAATGGCAACTCCTGGATATCGGGATTGATGGTGCGGGAAAATTGAAGATCGGTCCTGTTAATTCATTGCAAGGAGAGCAGATCATTGATGCCTCAAACAAAATCGTCTCACCTGGATTTATTGATATCCTTTCTGATAACTCCGCTAGTCCTCAACGTACCTATAAGATTGTAGAGAAATTTAAAATCGCGGATGGCGTTACAACAGCATTGCAGATGCATGGCGGCAACGCGACAACTTCAGTTTACTATGAGGCGTTTGGTAAATTACCTCATTACATCAACTATGGCGTCTCTACCGCGGTCATGCACATTCGGTATGGAGTTCAAAGCTTAACCGATCGCAAAAAGAAAGTTGAGAAATGTCTGGAGGAAGGAGCGCTTGGTGTTTCTCATAGCATTGAATATCAGCCTACTCCTTATGAAGAGACCCTGGAGTATGCAAGGCTGGCGAAGAAGTATGACCGGACTTTCTTTCTTCATTTGAGGTACTCATCGTCAGAGCAAGAGTTGGAAGGTGTGGATGAAGCAATCCGCATTGCAAAGAATAGCGGAGCAAGAGTTCATATTGATCACCTTCACTCGACGGGTGGTACCTATCATATGAAGGAAGCTTTGGATAAAATCCAGCTTGCCAATTCACAAGGACTTTCAATTACTTGCTGTGTTTATCCCTACACCTTCTGGGCAACCTATTTGCATTCAAAAAGATTTGATGAGGGCTGGCAAAAGAGATATGGACTTACCTACAATGACCTGAGATTGGTAGGCACTGGTGAACGATTGACCAAAGAGAGTTTTGCAAAGTACCGGGCTTTGAAAAGATTGGCCGCTGTTCCGGAAGGAACTCTTCCTCTTGAGAATACAGTTGACCTGGCACTCAGGAAAGATTTTTGCATGATTGGTTCAGATGGTGGGATAGAGTATGAACCTAACGCGAATTCTCATCCGAGAGGAGCTGGGTGTTTTTCCACAGCGATTCGTCATGGTCTTGATATTGGAATGCCTCTCGAAAAAATTCTGGAAAAAGTGACAACACTTCCGCGCAGTCTCATCCTGCCAGCTATGAATGAAAGGGGTGTCTTGAAGGAGGGTACATTTGCTGATATCACAATTTTCGATGAGAAGAAAATCAAAGCAAAGGCTACTGTTGAAAATCCAAACCAGTTCTCGGAAGGTATTGAGTTGGTGATAGTTGGCGGCGTTATTACTTATAAAGATGGAAAGTTGATTGGAAGTAACGGTGTTGGCATCCGATACCAGAAGGTATGA
- the miaA gene encoding tRNA (adenosine(37)-N6)-dimethylallyltransferase MiaA: MSSTKTLIVIAGPTAVGKTELAIKVARHFDTEIVSADSRQIYKELEIGTAKPTEEELSMVTHHFINTKSIQENYDAGTYAREARGVIDQLFKTHDYLVMCGGSGLYIKAVTEGFDDLPEVSDVIRSLVIADYNLKGLLWLQEEVASHDPDYFEVVDRHNPQRLMRALEVIRSSGKTFSGFRKKEKIDLPFKVIKIGLELEREELYKRIDDRMDKMISQGLFEEAEKFFTLRHLNSLQTVGYQEPFGFFEGAFDREEAIRLMKRNSRRYAKRQMTWFKKDGEINWFGSGDIMKILNVIKDGSV, from the coding sequence ATGTCTTCCACCAAAACTCTTATTGTAATCGCTGGCCCTACGGCGGTGGGAAAGACCGAGTTAGCAATTAAAGTTGCGCGGCATTTTGATACCGAAATTGTCTCTGCTGACTCCCGGCAGATATATAAAGAGCTGGAAATAGGAACAGCCAAGCCCACAGAAGAGGAGCTTTCCATGGTCACACATCACTTTATTAACACGAAATCGATTCAGGAGAATTATGATGCTGGCACCTATGCACGAGAGGCCAGAGGGGTAATCGATCAGCTGTTCAAAACTCATGATTATCTTGTTATGTGTGGTGGATCAGGATTATACATCAAGGCTGTGACTGAGGGATTTGATGATCTTCCTGAGGTTTCTGACGTCATACGATCTCTGGTAATTGCAGATTATAACCTTAAAGGATTGTTGTGGCTTCAGGAAGAGGTTGCTTCACATGATCCAGACTATTTTGAAGTAGTGGATCGTCACAATCCCCAAAGATTGATGAGGGCGTTGGAGGTAATAAGAAGCAGCGGAAAAACGTTTTCAGGTTTTAGAAAAAAAGAGAAGATCGATCTTCCTTTTAAGGTAATTAAGATTGGATTGGAACTGGAACGCGAAGAGCTGTATAAACGTATCGACGACAGAATGGATAAAATGATAAGTCAGGGATTGTTCGAAGAGGCCGAAAAATTCTTTACGCTGAGACATTTGAATTCATTACAAACCGTTGGCTATCAGGAACCATTCGGTTTTTTTGAAGGAGCATTTGACAGGGAAGAGGCAATCAGGCTGATGAAGAGAAATTCCAGAAGATATGCGAAAAGACAGATGACCTGGTTCAAGAAGGACGGAGAGATTAATTGGTTCGGCTCCGGAGACATTATGAAAATACTGAATGTGATAAAGGACGGAAGTGTTTAG
- a CDS encoding MBL fold metallo-hydrolase, which yields MKITFLGTGTSQGVPVIGCQCEVCRSLDFKDNRLRTSVHVSVDGKSFVIDTGPDFRQQMLREDIRKLDAVIFTHGHKDHTAGLDDVRAYNFLQGKDMDVYGQRPVLEQLKSEFFYAFEPNRYPGIPQLNLIEIFDSAFSIEGVTFIPLPVMHLHMPVLGFRIKDFSYITDANLISEETIQKLKGTKVLVLNALQREKHVSHFNLPEALAMAQKIGAEKTYFTHISHKLGLHKQIEKELPSSIALAYDGLNVTL from the coding sequence TTGAAAATCACATTTCTTGGCACCGGCACTTCACAAGGTGTACCCGTGATTGGGTGCCAGTGTGAAGTTTGCCGATCTCTTGATTTTAAAGATAACCGGCTTCGTACTTCTGTTCACGTTTCTGTTGACGGAAAAAGTTTCGTGATTGATACTGGCCCTGATTTTCGTCAGCAGATGCTACGTGAAGATATTCGCAAACTCGATGCGGTGATTTTTACCCATGGCCATAAAGATCATACAGCAGGTCTTGATGATGTTCGTGCGTATAATTTTCTTCAAGGAAAAGACATGGATGTTTATGGACAGCGGCCTGTCCTTGAACAATTGAAATCCGAATTCTTTTATGCATTTGAACCCAACAGGTATCCCGGCATTCCTCAACTCAATCTGATCGAGATTTTTGATTCTGCTTTTAGTATTGAAGGAGTTACGTTCATTCCTTTACCCGTCATGCACTTGCACATGCCTGTATTAGGTTTTCGCATCAAGGATTTCAGTTATATCACGGATGCAAATTTGATTTCAGAAGAGACCATTCAGAAATTAAAAGGGACGAAGGTTCTTGTGCTCAACGCCCTTCAACGCGAAAAACATGTCTCTCACTTTAATCTTCCGGAAGCACTCGCAATGGCGCAAAAAATTGGTGCTGAGAAAACATATTTTACTCACATTAGTCATAAGCTTGGCCTCCACAAGCAAATTGAGAAGGAACTCCCTTCTTCCATAGCCTTGGCTTATGATGGGTTAAATGTTACTTTGTAG
- a CDS encoding DUF814 domain-containing protein, which produces MHNNFYFLRQLSNSLQHCLEGFTLVSCFSQNKDELILEFNNAKSSFFIKASLTPEFQCLSFPTAFHRARKNSIDLFEKIIMNKVLGVRQFSNERSFAVLLENEHSLIFTMHGARSNVIWFTGNNVQEIFRNNFQADLELKLNELDRTIDWSFENFSKNQSALSTIYFTFGKQIWSHLNENGFEKMGIEARWKLIMEMLKALEKPSYFITNTNESISLSLFPSEFTVNKFQDPIEAINEFFHQRISTGAFQKEKSTLLSQVNGKLKQARSYLEKNKQKLSELETDVHYQQWADLIMANLNNIRQGSEVVEVENFYNDQKPVTIKIKKELSPQKNAEVFYRKSKNQAIEIKTLKDSIEKKEKEVFQLEQLQQSLQSASDLNSLKNLSGDVVKQVPDKQKTLALPYREFEFKGFRIWVGKNAQSNDTLTLKHSYKEDLWLHAKDVAGSHVLIKYQSGKPFPKDVIEHAAGLAAFYSKRKNESLCPVAYTAKKFVRKRKGDPAGAVVVERENVILVTPISNQ; this is translated from the coding sequence GTGCATAATAACTTCTATTTCCTTCGTCAACTATCTAACTCACTCCAGCATTGCCTTGAAGGATTCACATTAGTTTCCTGCTTCAGCCAAAACAAAGACGAACTGATTCTTGAATTCAATAACGCTAAGAGTTCTTTCTTCATAAAAGCCAGTCTCACTCCTGAATTCCAGTGTTTATCATTTCCGACTGCTTTTCATCGTGCCCGAAAAAACAGTATTGATCTTTTTGAGAAGATTATCATGAATAAAGTTTTGGGTGTTCGTCAATTTTCAAATGAAAGAAGCTTTGCCGTGCTTTTGGAGAACGAGCATTCTCTTATCTTTACTATGCATGGCGCGCGCTCAAACGTTATCTGGTTTACCGGCAATAATGTTCAGGAAATATTTCGCAATAACTTTCAGGCAGATCTTGAACTCAAATTAAATGAACTGGATCGCACGATTGACTGGAGCTTTGAGAACTTCTCAAAAAATCAGTCGGCCTTAAGCACAATCTATTTCACATTCGGCAAACAGATCTGGAGTCATTTAAATGAAAATGGCTTTGAAAAGATGGGAATTGAAGCCCGCTGGAAGCTGATAATGGAGATGTTAAAGGCGCTGGAAAAGCCTTCATACTTTATTACGAATACGAATGAGAGCATTTCCTTAAGTCTTTTCCCTTCCGAATTCACGGTCAATAAATTTCAAGATCCAATAGAGGCAATCAATGAATTCTTTCATCAGAGAATTTCAACCGGGGCATTTCAAAAAGAAAAATCTACGCTCCTCTCACAAGTCAACGGGAAATTGAAACAAGCAAGGTCCTACCTTGAAAAGAATAAACAAAAATTATCAGAACTTGAAACTGATGTACATTATCAGCAATGGGCCGACCTTATTATGGCCAATCTGAACAACATTCGACAAGGCTCAGAAGTGGTAGAGGTAGAAAACTTCTATAACGATCAGAAGCCCGTCACCATAAAGATCAAGAAAGAACTGAGCCCACAGAAGAATGCCGAGGTTTTTTATCGTAAGTCAAAAAATCAGGCAATTGAGATTAAGACCTTAAAAGATTCAATAGAAAAAAAGGAAAAAGAAGTTTTCCAACTTGAACAACTTCAGCAATCCTTACAGAGTGCATCTGATTTGAATTCATTAAAAAATCTTTCGGGCGATGTTGTTAAACAAGTACCGGACAAGCAAAAAACGCTTGCACTCCCTTATCGGGAGTTTGAGTTCAAAGGCTTCAGGATTTGGGTAGGAAAGAATGCACAATCAAACGACACACTTACATTAAAACACTCGTACAAAGAAGATCTGTGGCTTCACGCCAAAGATGTGGCAGGATCACATGTCCTGATCAAGTACCAATCAGGAAAGCCATTTCCAAAAGATGTCATTGAACATGCAGCGGGTCTTGCGGCCTTTTATTCCAAACGCAAGAATGAATCGCTTTGCCCTGTAGCATATACTGCTAAGAAATTTGTGAGGAAGAGAAAAGGAGATCCTGCCGGAGCAGTCGTTGTAGAGAGGGAAAATGTTATTTTGGTAACACCAATAAGTAATCAGTAA